The segment CGCCCGGAGACGGAAATAGCTGTAACAGGCACCGCGGGAAGCGGCTACGGCATATTGAATGTGCAGGCGCGGATCAGGCTGACCTATGGAGCGCCGTACGGTATCCAGATAGAGAGCGGGCCGGGTCAGGGAACTCTTGTAACGGTGCGTCATCCGGTTGTTCGTGAGAGTTACCCAGAGAAGCAATAGGATAGAGGAGGATGATCTGTACATGATGGACAAATGGAAAGTAATCATTGCCGATGATGAGCGTATTATCCGGGAGGGCATCCGGCAATGCGTGGACTGGGATAGCCTGGGTATGGAGGTGACGGCAGAGGCAGAAGACGGGGAGGAGGCGCTGGAGCTGGCTGTGGAGCATGCCATCCATATCGCCCTGGTGGACCTGAACATGCCGATTATGCATGGCATGGAGCTGATGAAGCGGCTGCGGGAAGCGCTGCCCGGCTGTAAGATTATTGTAATCACCGGCCACGATGAATTCGCTTATGCGCAGGAGTCGATCCGGCTGCAGGTGAATGATTATATTCTCAAGCCTGCGGAACCGAAGCAATTGATGCAGGTGCTGCGGGGCGTCCGCGATGAGCTGGAGTCCGAGCGGCAGCAGAGCCAGCATCTGGAGCAGGCTTCCCGGCAGCTGATGAAGAACTTCCCGCTGCTGCGCGAGCGCTTCTGCCAGGAATGGCTGGACGGTAATCTGAGCCAGGCGGAGATCCGGGAGCAGCTGCAATTCCTCAAGCTTCCGCCGCAGCGGCCGGAGCTGATCGGCATCATCCGCTGGAGGTGGGAGGGCCAGCATCCGGCGATGATGGAGAAGGAGCGGCAGCTCTTCTTATTCGCCATAGAGAATATCGCCGCCGAACTGTTGGACCCGTATCCCAAGGTGATGTTCCGGGACGCCGCCGGGTTGATCGTTATCCTGCTGTGGGATGCCGCAGGGGAGCGCATCCTGGCCGGAGTGGAGGCCGCGGTGCGCAGCCATCTCAAAATCGCCGTTGAAGTCGGCACCCGGCTGATCCAGGGCGAGATTACAGAGCTGGCCGCCGCCTACCGGAGCTGCCGGGTGGGGCTGGTCAAGGAGCAGCCGCTGTCCCCGCTCGTCCGCCGGGCGAAGCAGCATATCCAGGAGCATTACAGCGAATACGGGCTTACCCTGGAGGCCACAGCAGGCCTGCTTCAAGCCTCTCCGGTCTACCTGAGCCGCTTGTTCAAGCAGGAGGTGGGCGAATCCTTCGGCGCATATCTGACCCAGACCCGTATCCGCCGGGCCGCCCAGCTTCTGCATTCCACCGAGCTCAGTATTAACGAGGTGGCAGAGCAGTCAGGCTATGAGACCCAGCATTATTTCAGCACCGCCTTCAAGAAGCAGACCGGGGTGGCGCCGATGCAGTTCCGTAAAGGGGTGCAGGCTGAGGTACGCAAGTAACTGAAGATACTGAATTAACAGTGGGGGAATGCTTCAGCAGCCATCTATAGGCGCGACGCATTCCTTTTTATATATATAAAGTTGAAATTTCACAAAAACAGTAGTCTCAGTGTAAATACGGCACCTGCCCCCGGTTGCTATACTCGATCTGTCACACGGGAACACCTGTGGAAGACATCAGAATAGTTCAGGGGGTAGTGCAGGAATGAAAAAATATTCAATGATTACGCTTCTGCTAACACTGGTACTCATCTTATCTGCATGCGGCAACAGTGGTAATTCATCCAGCAGCGCTGGCAGCTCTTCCGGCGGCGGGGACACATCGAAGGGCAAGGTGGGCATTGCGATGCCGACCAAATCTTCGGAGCGCTGGGTGAATGACGGCAACAACATGGTCAAGGAGTTCGAGAAGCTGGGCTACGGGACGGATCTGCAATATGCGGAGGATGTTGTCGAGAATCAGGTCTCACAGATTGAGAACATGATCACCAAAGGTGTGAACGCGATTGTAATCGCTTCAATTGACGGCGAGGCGCTGACGGATGTGCTGCAGAAGGCGCATGACGCCAACGTTAAGGTGATCGCTTATGACCGTCTGATCAAAAAAAGTGAATTCGTAGACTATTATGCGACCTTCGATAATTTCAAGGTGGGTGTGCTGCAAGGCTCTTACATTGAAGAGAAGCTTGGCCTGAAGGACGGCAAAGGCCCGTTCAACATCGAGCTGTTCGGCGGATCGCCGGATGACAATAATGCCTATTTCTTCTTCGATGGTGCCATGTCGATTCTGAAGCCTTACATTGATTCCGGTAAACTGGTGGTCCGCAGCAAGCAGCTTACGATGGATAAGGTAGCTACGCTGCGCTGGGACGGCGCTGCCGCCCAGTCACGGATGGATAACCTGCTGAGCGCGAACTATGCAAGCGATAATCTGGACGCCGTCTTGTCCCCTTACGATGGCATCAGCATTGGTATCCTGTCTTCACTCAAGGGTGTAGGCTACGGCTCCGGCGACAAAAAGCTTCCGGTGGTTACCGGACAGGACGCCGAGCTGGCTTCCGTGAAGTCCATTCTGGCCGGAGAGCAGACCCAGACAGTATTCAAGGATACCCGTGAGCTGGCCAAGAAGGCAGTGGAGATGACGGAGAGTGTGCTGAAGGGGACCGAAGCTGAAGTCAACGATACTACCACCTACGACAACGGAGTCAAAATCGTCCCGTCCTACCTATTGGAGCCGGTCTCTGTGGATGCGGCCAACGTGGATAAAGTGCTGGTGGACGGCGGGTACTACACCAAAGAGCAGCTCGGAAAATAATAATCCGCAGCAATTTCTCGCGGTTAACCGGCGGCGTCTAACAACGAAAATGCTGCCGGAGAACCGCTGCACAGTCACAAGGAAAGCTGGGTGAGAGGCACATGAGTGAAATTATTTTGGAGATGAAAGGCATTACCAAGACATTCCCCGGCGTCAAAGCGCTCTGGTCAGTCAATCTGCAGGTGAAGGCAGGCGAGATCCACGCCCTCTGCGGAGAGAATGGGGCAGGCAAGTCCACGCTGATGAAGGTGCTTAGCGGAGTGTATCCGCACGGGACGTATGAAGGGGATATCTATTACCAGGGGCAGGTATGCCAGTTCAAGGATATCAAGGACAGCGAGGGCCTGGGGATCGTCATTATCCATCAAGAGCTGGCGCTGATTCCGTATTTGTCGATTTCGGAGAACATCTTCCTCGGCAATGAACAGGCCAGACGCGGGGTGATCAACTGGAACGAAACGACGGTCAAGACCAAGGCGCTGCTAACGACCGTCGGCCTCAAGGAATCGCCGTTTACGGGAGTCTCTACGATAGGTGTCGGCAAGCAGCAGCTTGTAGAGATCGCGAAGGCGCTCTCCAAGGAAGTGAAGCTGCTCATTCTCGACGAACCGACAGCGGCGCTGAATGAGGATGATAGCGAGAACCTGCTGTTGCTCATTCTGGAGCTGAAGAAGCAGGGGATATCCTCGATTATCATTTCCCACAAATTGAACGAAATCGAGAAAATAGCGGATTCCGTCACGATTCTGCGGGATGGACAGACCATCAAGACCCTGGATATGAAACAGGATGCCGTTACAGAGGATGTCATTATCAAAGGCATGGTCGGGCGTGATCTGACGAACCGTTACCCTGAGCGCACACCGGATCCGGGCGAGACGATCTTCGAGATCCGGGACTGGAATGTCTACCACGAGACACAGGCGGACCGCAAAATGCTGGATCAAATTAATCTCCACATCCGGCGGGGTGAGGTGGTCGGCATTGCCGGGCTGATGGGCGCAGGGCGCACGGAGCTGGCGATGAGTGTGTTCGGCAAGTCCTATGGCAAGCGGATCAGCGGCCAGACTTTTATGCACGGCAAGGAGGTACACCTGAATAACATCAGCCAGGCGATAGAGCATGGGTTAGCCTACGTGACCGAGGACCGCAAGCATTACGGGCTGATCCTGATCGACGATATCAAGCGGAACATCTCGCTCAGCAGCCTGAAGAAGCTCTCCCGCCATGGTGTCATTAATGAGAACGAGGAGGTACTGGTCGCAGAGGAATACCGCAAGAAGCTGAACATCAAGACCCCCAGCATCCTGCAAAAAACAGTGAATCTCAGCGGCGGCAACCAGCAGAAGGTGGTACTCAGCAAATGGATCTACGCCCAGCCGGATGTGCTGATCCTCGATGAGCCTACACGGGGCATCGATGTCGGGGCCAAATACGAAATCTATTCCATCATCAACAGCCTTGCCGCAGAGGGGAAGGGCGTGCTGGTCATCTCTTCCGAGCTGCCGGAAATTATCGGGATGTGCGACCGGATCTACACTATGTGTGAAGGGCGGATCAGCGGGGAAGTGGAGCGGAAGGACGCCACGCAGGAGCTTTTGATGAAATTTATGACACGAAGCAGGGGGTAACACCGCATGGGAGCCATTAGTGAACTGTTCAAAAAAAATATCCGCCAATACGGCATGATCATTGCCTTGATTTTTATTTCGGTGTTCTTTCAAATTCTGACCGACGGCATTCTGCTGAAGCCGCTGAACGTGACCAATCTCATTCTGCAGAACAGCTACATACTGGTGCTGGCTATCGGGATGGTGCTGGTAATCATCACTGGGCATATCGACCTCTCGGTCGGCTCGGTAGCTGCCTTCATCGGTGCCCTGTCGGCCATTATGATGGTGGATATGGAGCTGAATCCGGTGCTGGCCGTAGTCATCTCACTGCTGATGGGCGCGCTGGTCGGGGCCTGGCAGGGCTTCTGGGTCGCTTATGTCAAAATCCCGGCGTTCATCGTGACCCTGGCGGGCATGCTGCTGTTCCGGGGACTGACGATGATCGTGCTGAACGGGCAGTCGATTGCGCCTTTCCCGAAGACTTTTCAGAAGATCAGCTCCGGGTTCATTCCCGATGTTGCGAGCGGGGGTTCGCTGAATGTACTGACCCTGATCATCGGTGTTCTGCTGTCGCTGCTGGTGATCTATCAGGAAATCCGCAGCCGCCGGATCACGGTGAAGTACGGTTTTGAGCGGTCTCCAATCTGGATGTCCGTTGCCAAGGCTGCTGCGCTGGTGATTGTCATCAACCTGTTCACCTATGTTCTGGCGCAATATAACGGGATTCCTAACATTCTTGTGATTCTGATGGTGCTGATCGTGATGTACTCCTTCGTCATGAACCACATGACCATGGGGCGGCATATCTATGCCCTGGGCGGCAATGAGAAGGCGGCCAGCCTCTCCGGCGTCAAAACCAAACGGGTGACCTTCTGGGTATTCGTTAACATGGGTGTACTCGCTGCCCTGTCCGGTCTGGTCTTCGCGGCCCGCCTGAACTCGGCTACCCCTAAGGCCGGTACGAACTTCGAGCTGGATGCTATCGCTGCCTGCTTCATCGGCGGAGCCTCCGCGTCCGGGGGAATCGGAACCGTAGTCGGTGCCATTATCGGCGGTCTGGTCATGGGCGTCATGAACAACGGGATGTCGCTCGTCGGCCTCGGCGTAGACTGGCAGCAAGGGATCAAGGGACTGGTGCTGCTGCTTGCTGTAGGCTTTGATATCTATAACAAGTCGAAGACAGCCTGATATAAGATAGAACCGGGCCGGAACTGCTCCAGAGGGAGCGGCTCCGGCTTGCCTGTCGTACAAGTTCTCCCGCACAGCTTGCAGCATACGGCTCTGGCATGGATAATAGCACCTAAGGTGCTTTATATTTCATGTTATATAGATTGAACTAAAATTTAAGTTAAAGGAAAAGTGGCGGAGGGGAATTTTGGAACTGGAGGAGCGGAAGCGACCGCCTTTGTGTTTGAATTTCTACCGCGTAATGCGGTTTAATTTAGGAAATTCAAACACAACAGCGGCCGGAAGTCCAAAACTTCTCTGGAGTCACGGCTAATCCCAAAACATAAAAACCATTAGTTCAATTTATATAGTACAGGAGGCTACAGATGCAGATTATTGCCATGCTGACCATGCTGATTGACCATGTCGGCCTGATCTTTTTCCCGGGTGAGCTTGCCTGGAGATATGTGGGGAGAATTGCCTTTCCGATCTACTGCTACGCGCTGGCGCAAGGCTATATCCATACCTCCTCCAGACCCCGCTATTTCCGGCGGCTGCTCGTCATCGCTGTGCTGGCACAGATTCCGTACAATCTGGCGATTCATCCGGGAGGCTGGAACGTCGTATTCACCCTGCTGATCTCAGCGCTGGTCCTTGCCCTGCTTGATAAGCTGCCGAATCTATGGACGGGTATTCCGGTAGTAGCCGTGGCTGTGCTGCTGATGGATGCTTTGCCGCTCGACTACAACGCGTACGGCCTGCTGCTGGTGCTGATCTTCCGTTATACCCGTTCTTACGTGCTGGTGCTGGCGCATTTGGCGCTGAATGTATTCTATCTGTTCTATTATAATTGGCTGGTGCAGATGGCCAGCATTATTCCGACCCTTCTGATTGCGCTGACTCCGGGTTTTTGGGTGCTGCTGGAGAAGAAGCGTCTGCCGCGCTGGGTCTGGTGGTGCTTTTATCCGGCCCATTTAGCAATACTTGCGTTGGTAAAGTTTCTCTTTTTCAAAGAATGGGTATTTATAGAATGGCGGAGTTTATTTAGCGTATGAGGGTTCATCATTTCCAGGTGCTGTATTTACAAATCCATGCTCCTCTGAGATGATGGGTACGTTGCCAAATTATGAGCTAGAGGAGACATGCTATGAAGAAAATGAAAGCAAGAACCAAATGGCTGGTGCCGATTCTCGCCCTGCTGCTGATTCTGTCAGGCTGCCAAGCGGTTGGCGGCTTCGATGTCAATAAGGCACTGCTGGGGGATCTGGATGTCAAATCCTCTGAATCCAGCACTACGATGACCCTGAACGCTGTTCCTGCAGCAGGTATCACCGCAGAGGACAAGGAAGTTATTGATCTTATTAATTCCTTATCGCTTACGCTCGGCCATGTGAAGGTTCAGGATAACGGCAACGTCTCGGCCACGGGAGTTGTGGGTTACAAGGAGTTCAAGATTCCTTTCTCCCTCTTCACGGACCAGAAGAACCTGGTCTTCACCGCTGAAGGCGCGAAGCAGCCGTTCTACATGCCGCTTCAGAGCAATGAAATGTTGCTCGGTCTGGAAGCAACCGATCCGGCCAAGACCTTGGAATTCACTAAGCTGGCCTCCCAGTTTGTGATCAAGAATCTTCCGAATCCGGGTGCGATCACAGTGACATCCGTTAATGAATCCGTATACGGCCAGCCAACCAGCTTGACGAAGCTACATACGGAAATTACAGGGGAAGAGCTTCCGGTATTGCTTAAGAGCTTCCTGAGATCTGTGTCGAAGGATACCGAAGGCTTCACCGCTCTGATTAGCGGTCTGTATGATTACATGTATCCGCTCATCAAAGACAGAGCTGAAGATCTGAACAGCATCGGTCTGGGCGATATTCCGCTGGAAGACAAAGAAGGGGTAGTCACCGTAGTGCATGATGCAGCCAAGCTGGCTGTGGATGCTCTCCTGCTGGTCTATGACAAGCAACTGGAGAACCTCTATGAATCGACCCCTGAACTCAAGACTGTTCTCGGCAAGGATACGAAGCTGACTGCGGATATCTTCGTAGATAACGGCTTCCATGTCCGCAAACAGAACATCGACTTCAATGTTGCTCTTCCGGCCGATGAATATCTGCCGCTGCAGAGCATCAGCATGAAGCTGGTGTCCGAGACCTGGAATGTGAACGGTCCGGTAACGGCTGATCCAATCAGCACCGTGGGTGCAATTGATTATTCCAAGGGTGACCTTACTCCAGGGGAAACGCTGAGAAACTTCGATGCCAATTCATCCGTCTATAAGCTGCTCAAAGAGGAGATGGCAATTACCTCCAAGAGCCTGATGATCGCACCGGATGACGATTACTATTATCCGGTCGTGAAGAATGGTACTACCTATGTACCGCTGCGCTATGTGGCAGAGGATCTGGATGCTAAGGTAGAGTGGGATGGACCTAACAAATCGATCAAGGTAACTGACGATGTATACGGCGATCAGCTCGTATTCAAAATCGGTTCCGCGCAGGCACAAATTGCCGGCAAGACCGTGAAGCTTCCGCTAGCAGTATTCGTAGATGAGTATGGAGATGCTAATGTGCCGCTGCGTGTATTGGCTGAAGGCCTGCATGCTACGGTTGAAGTAGATGATGACGGCTATATCTGGATCGAACGTCCGTAAGAAGTACAGTTATAGTCAACAAACCGGGACCCCTGAGCAATCAGGCGGTTCCGGTTTTTTTGTGTGCGGGAGTTAGCGGGTCTTGCCTTGACAATATAGGTTTATTGCAATAGACTTAACGTCATTAGGTCTACTGCAATAAACTTATAAGGAGTGAACAGGATGGAGCCCTACAAATTATATGATGCCGAATATAAATTCGCTTGCCTGATCTGGGATCATGAGCCGATTAATTCTACAGAGCTGGTGAAGCTGAGTCTCTCGGAACTGGGCTGGAAGAAGTCCACGACCTATACCGTATTGAGAAAGCTATGTGAGCGGGGAATTCTCAGAAACGAGGGGGCCACGGTCACAGCTATCATCCCGAAGTCGGAGGCGCAGCGGCATGAGAGCCAGACGGTAGTGGACAAAGCCTTTG is part of the Paenibacillus sp. FSL M7-0420 genome and harbors:
- a CDS encoding response regulator: MMDKWKVIIADDERIIREGIRQCVDWDSLGMEVTAEAEDGEEALELAVEHAIHIALVDLNMPIMHGMELMKRLREALPGCKIIVITGHDEFAYAQESIRLQVNDYILKPAEPKQLMQVLRGVRDELESERQQSQHLEQASRQLMKNFPLLRERFCQEWLDGNLSQAEIREQLQFLKLPPQRPELIGIIRWRWEGQHPAMMEKERQLFLFAIENIAAELLDPYPKVMFRDAAGLIVILLWDAAGERILAGVEAAVRSHLKIAVEVGTRLIQGEITELAAAYRSCRVGLVKEQPLSPLVRRAKQHIQEHYSEYGLTLEATAGLLQASPVYLSRLFKQEVGESFGAYLTQTRIRRAAQLLHSTELSINEVAEQSGYETQHYFSTAFKKQTGVAPMQFRKGVQAEVRK
- the chvE gene encoding multiple monosaccharide ABC transporter substrate-binding protein — protein: MKKYSMITLLLTLVLILSACGNSGNSSSSAGSSSGGGDTSKGKVGIAMPTKSSERWVNDGNNMVKEFEKLGYGTDLQYAEDVVENQVSQIENMITKGVNAIVIASIDGEALTDVLQKAHDANVKVIAYDRLIKKSEFVDYYATFDNFKVGVLQGSYIEEKLGLKDGKGPFNIELFGGSPDDNNAYFFFDGAMSILKPYIDSGKLVVRSKQLTMDKVATLRWDGAAAQSRMDNLLSANYASDNLDAVLSPYDGISIGILSSLKGVGYGSGDKKLPVVTGQDAELASVKSILAGEQTQTVFKDTRELAKKAVEMTESVLKGTEAEVNDTTTYDNGVKIVPSYLLEPVSVDAANVDKVLVDGGYYTKEQLGK
- the mmsA gene encoding multiple monosaccharide ABC transporter ATP-binding protein; protein product: MSEIILEMKGITKTFPGVKALWSVNLQVKAGEIHALCGENGAGKSTLMKVLSGVYPHGTYEGDIYYQGQVCQFKDIKDSEGLGIVIIHQELALIPYLSISENIFLGNEQARRGVINWNETTVKTKALLTTVGLKESPFTGVSTIGVGKQQLVEIAKALSKEVKLLILDEPTAALNEDDSENLLLLILELKKQGISSIIISHKLNEIEKIADSVTILRDGQTIKTLDMKQDAVTEDVIIKGMVGRDLTNRYPERTPDPGETIFEIRDWNVYHETQADRKMLDQINLHIRRGEVVGIAGLMGAGRTELAMSVFGKSYGKRISGQTFMHGKEVHLNNISQAIEHGLAYVTEDRKHYGLILIDDIKRNISLSSLKKLSRHGVINENEEVLVAEEYRKKLNIKTPSILQKTVNLSGGNQQKVVLSKWIYAQPDVLILDEPTRGIDVGAKYEIYSIINSLAAEGKGVLVISSELPEIIGMCDRIYTMCEGRISGEVERKDATQELLMKFMTRSRG
- the mmsB gene encoding multiple monosaccharide ABC transporter permease, which encodes MGAISELFKKNIRQYGMIIALIFISVFFQILTDGILLKPLNVTNLILQNSYILVLAIGMVLVIITGHIDLSVGSVAAFIGALSAIMMVDMELNPVLAVVISLLMGALVGAWQGFWVAYVKIPAFIVTLAGMLLFRGLTMIVLNGQSIAPFPKTFQKISSGFIPDVASGGSLNVLTLIIGVLLSLLVIYQEIRSRRITVKYGFERSPIWMSVAKAAALVIVINLFTYVLAQYNGIPNILVILMVLIVMYSFVMNHMTMGRHIYALGGNEKAASLSGVKTKRVTFWVFVNMGVLAALSGLVFAARLNSATPKAGTNFELDAIAACFIGGASASGGIGTVVGAIIGGLVMGVMNNGMSLVGLGVDWQQGIKGLVLLLAVGFDIYNKSKTA
- a CDS encoding TraX family protein; this translates as MQIIAMLTMLIDHVGLIFFPGELAWRYVGRIAFPIYCYALAQGYIHTSSRPRYFRRLLVIAVLAQIPYNLAIHPGGWNVVFTLLISALVLALLDKLPNLWTGIPVVAVAVLLMDALPLDYNAYGLLLVLIFRYTRSYVLVLAHLALNVFYLFYYNWLVQMASIIPTLLIALTPGFWVLLEKKRLPRWVWWCFYPAHLAILALVKFLFFKEWVFIEWRSLFSV
- a CDS encoding copper amine oxidase N-terminal domain-containing protein; translated protein: MKKMKARTKWLVPILALLLILSGCQAVGGFDVNKALLGDLDVKSSESSTTMTLNAVPAAGITAEDKEVIDLINSLSLTLGHVKVQDNGNVSATGVVGYKEFKIPFSLFTDQKNLVFTAEGAKQPFYMPLQSNEMLLGLEATDPAKTLEFTKLASQFVIKNLPNPGAITVTSVNESVYGQPTSLTKLHTEITGEELPVLLKSFLRSVSKDTEGFTALISGLYDYMYPLIKDRAEDLNSIGLGDIPLEDKEGVVTVVHDAAKLAVDALLLVYDKQLENLYESTPELKTVLGKDTKLTADIFVDNGFHVRKQNIDFNVALPADEYLPLQSISMKLVSETWNVNGPVTADPISTVGAIDYSKGDLTPGETLRNFDANSSVYKLLKEEMAITSKSLMIAPDDDYYYPVVKNGTTYVPLRYVAEDLDAKVEWDGPNKSIKVTDDVYGDQLVFKIGSAQAQIAGKTVKLPLAVFVDEYGDANVPLRVLAEGLHATVEVDDDGYIWIERP
- a CDS encoding BlaI/MecI/CopY family transcriptional regulator, producing the protein MEPYKLYDAEYKFACLIWDHEPINSTELVKLSLSELGWKKSTTYTVLRKLCERGILRNEGATVTAIIPKSEAQRHESQTVVDKAFGGSLPQFLTAFLGDKKLSAKEAAELKRIIEEASR